Proteins encoded together in one Shewanella acanthi window:
- a CDS encoding 5'/3'-nucleotidase SurE codes for MFKPTLLCASLLASSLFASQAFALNIVLTNDDSWNTDNIQVMFSALKSAGHNVVMSAPCTGQSGKGGAISFLKPVVTNYTKAEDMQYCVGDTDTSKAFTNYVEGTPIMAVLHGIDVAAQTAWGKAPDLVISGPNEGNNLGYLNNSSGTLGAAMVSITRGIPAIAISAADGDAEKAPKVAKIVIDIISTLEAQRSEGQPLLPPFTGLNVNTPSDLDNNKGYKFTQVGWNAGADIVFRSNLAEDTSAMYYMTQGIMEAKGLDQAAASAVAKQLLDGKMGISFAQGEDLVKDHAEDSEGVALYNGYITISTIDAQVQASQAKAALTQLKLNSLIK; via the coding sequence ATGTTCAAGCCCACCTTGCTCTGTGCTAGCCTTTTAGCTTCAAGCCTATTCGCCTCACAAGCCTTCGCCTTAAATATTGTGCTCACTAATGATGACAGCTGGAATACTGACAATATCCAGGTCATGTTCAGCGCCCTAAAATCAGCAGGTCACAATGTCGTTATGTCGGCACCTTGTACAGGCCAAAGTGGTAAAGGTGGCGCCATCAGTTTTCTTAAGCCCGTGGTGACCAATTACACTAAAGCGGAGGATATGCAGTACTGCGTAGGCGATACCGATACTAGCAAAGCTTTTACAAACTACGTTGAAGGCACGCCCATTATGGCGGTACTGCACGGTATCGACGTCGCAGCACAAACAGCTTGGGGTAAGGCGCCCGATCTAGTGATCTCAGGCCCTAATGAAGGCAATAACTTAGGTTACTTAAACAACAGCTCAGGCACCCTTGGTGCGGCTATGGTGTCGATTACCCGCGGTATTCCTGCTATTGCTATAAGCGCAGCCGATGGTGATGCAGAAAAAGCGCCAAAAGTTGCCAAGATCGTTATCGATATCATCAGCACTTTGGAAGCCCAGCGCTCCGAGGGTCAACCACTACTGCCACCGTTTACGGGTCTAAACGTCAATACACCTTCTGATCTTGATAACAACAAAGGCTACAAGTTTACCCAAGTGGGTTGGAATGCGGGCGCCGATATCGTCTTTCGTAGCAATTTAGCCGAGGACACAAGCGCCATGTACTACATGACTCAGGGCATTATGGAGGCGAAAGGACTCGATCAAGCTGCAGCTTCAGCGGTGGCCAAACAGTTACTCGATGGCAAAATGGGAATTTCCTTCGCCCAGGGTGAAGATTTAGTGAAAGATCACGCCGAAGATTCCGAGGGCGTTGCCCTATATAACGGTTATATCACTATCAGTACTATCGATGCCCAAGTGCAGGCAAGCCAAGCCAAAGCGGCGCTCACTCAATTAAAACTTAACTCGCTAATTAAATAA
- a CDS encoding AlbA family DNA-binding domain-containing protein, translating into MNNPPFVLDDISDLHESAQVEFKLAAGRDGQGQLPEDIWATYSSFANTLGGEIILGVREDQGQFTIEGIANPLPVLEHFWEILDDPSQTSHNILALSDVQLIEILNKKLIRIRVPEAPEHLKPIFIGGDAYTGTYFRVGDADMHASRRQVTQLMRRAHHCNKLLKGR; encoded by the coding sequence ATGAATAATCCTCCCTTTGTGCTCGATGATATTTCAGATTTACACGAATCCGCCCAAGTGGAATTTAAGCTCGCCGCTGGGCGCGATGGCCAAGGACAATTGCCCGAAGATATCTGGGCAACCTATAGCTCTTTTGCCAACACCTTAGGGGGCGAGATTATTCTCGGGGTACGGGAAGATCAGGGACAGTTCACCATCGAGGGTATTGCCAATCCCCTGCCGGTGTTAGAGCACTTTTGGGAAATCCTCGACGATCCAAGCCAAACCAGCCACAACATATTGGCATTATCTGATGTGCAGCTAATTGAAATCTTGAATAAAAAGCTTATTCGGATCCGCGTCCCAGAAGCGCCCGAACACTTAAAGCCTATTTTTATTGGCGGTGATGCATATACAGGCACTTATTTTCGCGTCGGCGATGCGGATATGCACGCCAGCCGAAGGCAGGTGACGCAGCTAATGCGCCGCGCCCACCATTGTAATAAGTTGCTAAAGGGCCGTTAA